In a genomic window of Pseudoxanthomonas indica:
- a CDS encoding gluconate 2-dehydrogenase subunit 3 family protein encodes MERRELLKMIAAATGAAMIGMPALVLAEEQGTVAHANSAFSPAEVALLDDIADTILPRTKTPGAKDAGAGAFMAQFVTDCYTAKQQTTFRAGLADIEQRAKGRFVTLKPQARTELLRALDLEAKALLRVPDVAGGAKGAAVTPHYFTMIKQLAIFSFFTSRAGATEALQYVAVPGRYDGDLPYVPGTPAWATD; translated from the coding sequence ATGGAACGTCGCGAACTTCTGAAGATGATCGCCGCCGCCACCGGCGCGGCGATGATTGGCATGCCGGCCCTGGTACTGGCAGAAGAGCAGGGCACCGTGGCCCATGCGAACAGCGCCTTCTCGCCCGCCGAGGTGGCACTGCTGGACGACATCGCCGACACCATTCTGCCGCGCACGAAAACCCCCGGTGCGAAGGACGCGGGCGCAGGTGCGTTCATGGCGCAATTCGTCACCGATTGCTATACGGCCAAGCAACAAACGACGTTTCGCGCTGGCCTGGCCGACATCGAGCAGCGCGCCAAAGGCCGCTTCGTGACCCTGAAGCCGCAGGCGCGCACCGAACTGCTGCGCGCCCTGGATCTTGAAGCCAAGGCGCTGCTGCGCGTGCCGGACGTGGCTGGTGGCGCAAAGGGCGCGGCGGTGACGCCGCATTACTTCACGATGATCAAGCAGCTGGCGATTTTCAGCTTCTTCACTTCGCGCGCGGGCGCCACCGAAGCGCTGCAGTACGTCGCCGTCCCCGGCCGTTACGACGGCGATCTGCCGTACGTGCCAGGCACGCCCGCATGGGCGACCGACTGA
- a CDS encoding 3-keto-disaccharide hydrolase encodes MIKPVLLTACLLAAAPVLAQTSGEPARDPAKTEVWKPVPAIVATPPNAAPSDAVVLFDGKDLSAWEGEQGGKAPWRIANGAFTVVPGSKGIRTKQSFCDVQLHIEWRTPAETKGFDGQARGNSGIFLQEVYELQVLDSYDNPTYSNGQAASIYKQAIPLVNASRKPGEWQAYDVIWKAPRFSEGGGLLSPARITVLHNGVLVQNDTVVSGKTEYIGAPSYPPHGCAPIFLQDHDATVSYRNVWVREL; translated from the coding sequence ATGATCAAACCCGTTCTATTGACCGCTTGCCTGCTGGCGGCGGCTCCCGTACTCGCGCAGACCAGCGGCGAGCCAGCGCGTGATCCCGCCAAGACCGAAGTGTGGAAGCCGGTTCCCGCGATCGTGGCGACGCCGCCGAATGCCGCGCCTTCCGACGCGGTCGTGCTGTTCGACGGCAAGGATCTCTCTGCATGGGAAGGCGAGCAGGGGGGCAAGGCACCGTGGCGCATCGCGAACGGCGCGTTCACCGTGGTGCCGGGCAGCAAGGGGATCCGCACGAAGCAGAGCTTCTGCGACGTCCAGTTGCACATCGAATGGCGCACACCGGCCGAGACGAAGGGCTTCGACGGCCAGGCGCGCGGCAACAGCGGCATCTTCCTGCAGGAGGTCTACGAGCTGCAGGTGCTGGACAGCTACGACAATCCCACCTACTCGAATGGCCAGGCCGCTTCGATCTACAAGCAGGCCATTCCGCTGGTGAATGCCTCACGCAAGCCGGGCGAATGGCAGGCCTACGACGTCATCTGGAAGGCGCCGCGTTTCTCCGAGGGCGGCGGGCTGCTGTCGCCGGCACGCATCACCGTGCTGCACAACGGCGTGCTGGTGCAGAACGACACCGTGGTGTCGGGCAAGACCGAGTACATCGGCGCGCCTTCGTATCCACCGCATGGCTGCGCGCCGATCTTCCTGCAGGATCACGACGCCACGGTGAGCTACCGCAACGTCTGGGTGCGCGAGCTGTAA
- a CDS encoding c-type cytochrome produces the protein MKKKSILAALTVSALALVSTAYSTDDVAAGAQLYASNCSACHGANRAGIPGTLPALTDVGKRLDGPQIKDKIKKGGGLMPPFSQLSEQDIEDITAFLKQ, from the coding sequence GTGAAGAAGAAATCCATCCTGGCCGCGTTGACCGTGTCCGCGCTGGCACTCGTGTCCACCGCGTATTCCACCGACGATGTCGCCGCGGGCGCCCAGCTCTATGCGTCCAACTGCTCGGCCTGCCACGGCGCCAACCGCGCCGGCATCCCGGGCACGTTGCCTGCGCTCACCGATGTGGGCAAGCGCCTCGACGGTCCTCAGATCAAGGACAAGATCAAGAAAGGCGGCGGACTGATGCCGCCTTTCAGTCAACTGTCCGAGCAGGATATCGAAGACATCACCGCCTTCCTGAAGCAGTAA
- a CDS encoding sugar phosphate isomerase/epimerase family protein — protein sequence MTPSLLAAGVLLMLSALPGFAQESAARAEPIAVQMYTLRNVASLEEQLKLVHDAGIHAVETVGTQNVSAAELKQLLGRYQITPVSTHAQLADLRKDLDGVVAFNQAIGNTVLVVPYLAEDQRPRDAAGWTALGRELGDLSKRAKAKGMTLAYHNHDFELVDFEGKTGLDLLFDAAGPDLKAELDVAWVARAGYDPAAMLGKFRGRVFAIHAKDNAPKGQAADEGGFATVGKGVLDWNAILPAASAAGVQWYIVEHDQPRDPAAVIKAGADYLRAHLPASAKAQDMKENP from the coding sequence ATGACCCCTTCTTTGCTCGCTGCCGGTGTGTTGCTGATGCTGTCCGCCCTGCCCGGCTTCGCGCAGGAGAGCGCGGCCAGGGCCGAGCCCATCGCCGTGCAGATGTACACGCTGCGCAATGTGGCCTCGCTCGAGGAGCAGCTCAAGCTGGTCCATGACGCAGGCATACATGCCGTGGAGACGGTTGGCACCCAGAACGTCAGTGCCGCCGAGCTCAAGCAACTGCTGGGTCGTTATCAGATCACCCCGGTGTCCACGCACGCGCAGCTGGCTGACCTGCGCAAGGATCTGGACGGCGTCGTCGCCTTCAACCAGGCGATCGGCAATACAGTGCTGGTGGTGCCTTACCTGGCCGAAGATCAACGTCCGCGCGATGCGGCCGGCTGGACCGCGTTGGGTCGGGAACTCGGCGATCTGTCCAAGCGTGCCAAGGCCAAGGGCATGACACTGGCGTACCACAACCACGATTTCGAGCTGGTGGATTTCGAAGGCAAGACCGGTCTGGACCTGCTGTTCGACGCGGCCGGTCCGGACCTCAAGGCCGAGCTGGATGTGGCCTGGGTGGCACGCGCGGGCTACGACCCCGCCGCGATGTTGGGCAAGTTCAGGGGTCGGGTGTTCGCGATCCACGCCAAGGACAACGCGCCCAAGGGCCAGGCCGCCGATGAGGGCGGTTTTGCCACCGTCGGCAAGGGCGTGCTGGATTGGAATGCCATTCTTCCGGCCGCGTCGGCGGCGGGAGTGCAGTGGTACATCGTCGAGCATGATCAGCCGCGGGATCCGGCAGCCGTGATCAAGGCCGGCGCGGATTACCTGCGTGCACACCTGCCCGCCAGCGCAAAGGCCCAGGACATGAAGGAGAACCCGTGA
- a CDS encoding Gfo/Idh/MocA family protein has translation MSKLGVVIVGTGMIGAVHRRAALLAGATVRGVVGSSPERAKEVAQAWNVPRVYRDVEEALADPDVHVVHVCTPNHLHRPLAQAALEAGKHVVCEKPLATTLDDAQALAALAASTGLIATVPFVYRYHPVVREARARIAQGELGPLRLIHGSYLQDWLLDPASNNWRVDPALGGTSRVFADIGSHWCDLVEWVSGERFVDVSAAFETVIAERAAATGQSFATPAAGGAMQAVSSEDVAAALFKTGNGTLASLTVSQVSAGRKNRLWFEIDGAHASVAFDQEDCERLWIGLPDQREETFVRGPAAGSAEQRRLSVFPAGHAQGYGNCFEAFVADTYRAIDGEQPEGLPTFADGLRSAMIVDRVITSARARAWTAIG, from the coding sequence ATGAGCAAGCTTGGAGTCGTCATCGTCGGCACCGGCATGATTGGCGCGGTGCATCGCCGTGCCGCCCTGCTGGCGGGCGCCACTGTCCGCGGTGTGGTCGGGTCCTCGCCTGAGCGCGCGAAGGAGGTGGCGCAGGCGTGGAATGTGCCGCGCGTCTATCGTGATGTCGAGGAGGCGCTGGCCGACCCGGACGTACACGTGGTGCACGTGTGCACCCCCAATCACCTGCACCGACCCTTGGCGCAGGCGGCATTGGAAGCCGGCAAACACGTAGTCTGCGAGAAGCCGCTGGCCACGACGCTGGACGATGCCCAAGCCCTGGCAGCGTTGGCCGCATCGACCGGCCTCATCGCCACGGTGCCCTTCGTCTACCGCTATCATCCGGTCGTGCGCGAAGCGCGTGCACGCATCGCCCAGGGCGAGCTGGGACCGCTGCGCCTGATCCATGGCAGCTACCTGCAGGACTGGCTGCTGGATCCGGCCAGCAACAACTGGCGCGTCGACCCCGCACTCGGCGGCACTTCGCGCGTATTCGCCGATATCGGCTCGCATTGGTGTGATCTGGTGGAATGGGTCAGCGGCGAACGTTTCGTCGATGTCAGCGCCGCCTTCGAAACTGTCATCGCCGAGCGCGCCGCCGCCACCGGCCAGAGTTTCGCCACGCCGGCGGCAGGCGGCGCGATGCAGGCGGTGTCGAGTGAGGATGTGGCCGCGGCCCTGTTCAAGACCGGAAACGGCACGCTGGCCTCGCTGACCGTCAGCCAGGTTTCGGCCGGACGCAAGAACCGGCTCTGGTTCGAAATCGATGGCGCCCACGCCAGCGTGGCCTTCGACCAGGAAGACTGCGAGCGCCTGTGGATCGGCCTGCCGGATCAGCGCGAGGAAACCTTCGTGCGTGGCCCCGCTGCGGGTTCGGCCGAACAGCGTCGGCTGTCCGTGTTTCCCGCCGGTCATGCACAAGGTTATGGCAACTGTTTCGAAGCCTTTGTCGCCGACACCTATCGCGCCATCGACGGTGAACAACCGGAAGGTCTGCCGACTTTCGCGGACGGCCTGCGCTCGGCAATGATCGTCGATCGCGTCATCACCTCGGCGCGCGCGCGCGCATGGACCGCCATCGGTTGA